A genomic region of Raphanus sativus cultivar WK10039 chromosome 6, ASM80110v3, whole genome shotgun sequence contains the following coding sequences:
- the LOC108811001 gene encoding uncharacterized protein LOC108811001 encodes MSMFHSFQLLELNIMSAQELAPVSRKMKTYAVAWIHSERKLTTRIDYSGGANPTWNDKFVFRVSEDFLYADTSAVVVEIYTLHWFRDVHVGTIRVLISNLIPPNRRPGYRSNDEYRHTPPLRMRFVALQVRRPSGRPQGILNIGVGVLDGSMRSLPLYSHIDRSAVGPRDLLGEEDPHFHLNSFKESSKNPQSPLSSSKQYQSIVSKPLLLLRRTRSDTSSMVVSDLLNRAERSRVANTKPVSSNSETTTTTSGHHTTTSDLDDNKSPYETPNIPRQRYDSFELDFVDQLSENYNVIPPRCERYDESSSSPYQLYDNSRKTPRRSTTPMIEKPRDYDRSSNRASSYLSKHGTPLRSNIVASTPVRSNMVSSSPMQSTCVRSTPRRSNFLVPTPLRSNIVGSTPIRSNVVTSSPMRSNIVGSTPIQSNYRSTPMRSNLVGGLILIESELGPSSSEVANKKVKERSQSNDAESSILSEWSFDDDSNIECVRSKLERWRTELPPLYDLGSSHQSSDVGMEIVPVSANACGGRKSSRRKTPTAKKKKHNRRHSEGGNYIFSCFSNLCGVGCTFVCGGGSDHDGSRKKGGSKRLPRLASANDLSYL; translated from the coding sequence ATGTCGATGTTTCACTCGTTCCAATTACTAGAACTCAACATAATGTCCGCACAGGAACTAGCTCCCGTCTCCCGTAAAATGAAGACGTACGCGGTGGCTTGGATTCACTCCGAGCGTAAACTCACCACCCGCATCGACTACTCCGGCGGCGCTAACCCAACTTGGAATGACAAGTTCGTTTTCCGAGTCAGCGAGGATTTCCTCTACGCAGATACTTCAGCAGTAGTGGTTGAAATCTACACCTTGCATTGGTTCCGTGACGTTCACGTAGGCACAATCCGTGTCCTCATCAGCAACCTAATCCCACCAAACCGTCGACCTGGATACCGAAGCAACGACGAGTACCGCCATACTCCACCTCTTAGGATGAGATTCGTGGCGCTTCAAGTTCGTCGGCCATCTGGTCGTCCTCAGGGGATATTGAACATCGGTGTGGGCGTCCTTGACGGATCTATGCGAAGTTTGCCGCTTTACTCGCACATAGACAGGTCTGCCGTTGGTCCCAGAGACTTGCTTGGTGAAGAGGATCCGCATTTTCATCTTAACAGCTTCAAAGAGAGCTCCAAGAATCCACAATCTCCATTATCGTCATCGAAACAGTACCAATCCATAGTCTCTAAACCACTGTTGTTGCTCCGTCGTACGAGAAGTGATACTAGCTCGATGGTTGTTTCTGATCTTCTGAACAGAGCTGAGCGGAGCCGTGTGGCTAATACGAAGCCTGTGAGCAGCAATTCGGAAACTACGACTACGACGTCGGGACACCATACGACGACGTCGGACTTAGACGATAACAAGTCTCCTTATGAAACTCCTAATATTCCTAGGCAGAGATATGATTCGTTCGAGCTAGATTTCGTGGACCAATTAAGCGAGAACTACAATGTGATACCGCCGAGATGTGAGAGATACGACGAGTCCTCATCATCACCTTATCAATTGTATGATAATTCACGCAAAACTCCTAGAAGGTCAACAACGCCGATGATCGAGAAACCGAGGGATTATGACCGTAGCAGCAATCGCGCTTCCTCGTACTTGTCAAAGCACGGAACGCCGTTGAGATCAAACATCGTCGCGTCTACTCCGGTCAGATCTAACATGGTTTCATCTAGTCCTATGCAATCCACATGCGTTCGATCAACTCCAAGGAGATCTAACTTCCTAGTGCCGACTCCGTTACGATCTAACATCGTCGGTTCTACTCCGATCAGATCTAACGTGGTTACATCTAGTCCTATGCGATCTAATATCGTCGGATCGACTCCGATACAATCTAACTACAGATCAACACCGATGAGATCTAATTTAGTTGGAGGATTGATTTTAATCGAATCCGAGTTAGGTCCGTCGTCTTCAGAAGTAGCAAATAAGAAGGTGAAAGAGAGATCGCAAAGCAACGACGCTGAGAGTTCGATCCTCAGCGAGTGGAGCTTCGACGACGATAGCAACATTGAATGTGTCCGCTCGAAACTCGAGCGGTGGCGGACGGAGCTTCCTCCGCTTTACGATCTTGGATCGAGTCATCAAAGCAGCGATGTAGGGATGGAGATTGTTCCAGTATCGGCGAACGCATGCGGAGGAAGGAAGAGCTCGAGACGGAAAACTCCGacggcgaagaagaagaagcataaCCGCCGGCACAGCGAGGGAGGAAACTATATTTTCTCGTGTTTTAGTAATCTCTGCGGTGTTGGATGCACTTTTGTTTGTGGAGGTGGGTCGGATCATGACGGGTCGAGAAAGAAAGGTGGGTCCAAGCGTCTGCCTCGTTTGGCCTCCGCTAATGATTTGAGTTATTTGTAA
- the LOC108813865 gene encoding plasmodesmata-located protein 3 isoform X2 — MGLSLKLSSLCIIIILSLALFSDLKQVESASPDYTNLIYKGCARQQFSDPSGLYSQALSAMFGSLVTQSTKTKFYKTTTGTTSQTTITGLFQCRGDLSNNDCYNCVSRLPVLSGKLCGKTIASRVQLSGCYLLYEIAGFAQISGMEMLFKTCGKNNVAGTGFEERRDTAFGVMQNGVVSGHGFYATTYESVYVLGQCEGDVGDSDCSGCIKNALEKAQVECGSSSSGQIYLHKCFIGYKYYPNGVPRGASSSPSSSGSSSGSSSSGKTVAIIVGGTAGLGFLIICLLFVKNLMRKKYDDY; from the exons ATGGGTTTATCACTCAAGCTCTCCTCTCtttgcatcatcatcatacTCTCCCTGGCTCTGTTCTCAGATCTCAAGCAAGTGGAGTCTGCATCACCAGACTACACAAACTTAATCTACAAAGGATGCGCGAGACAGCAGTTCTCAGATCCGTCTGGTCTTTACTCGCAGGCTCTCTCGGCAATGTTTGGCTCATTGGTCACTCAGTCAACTAAAACCAAGTTCTACAAAACCACTACTGGTACGACGAGCCAAACCACCATTACTGGTCTTTTCCAGTGTAGAGGTGACTTGAGCAACAACGACTGTTACAACTGTGTTAGCCGTCTCCCTGTTCTCTCCGGGAAGCTCTGCGGCAAAACCATTGCTTCTAGAGTTCAGCTCTCCGGCTGTTATCTTCTCTATGAAATTGCTGGCTTTGCTCAAATTTCAG GAATGGAGATGTTATTCAAGACATGTGGGAAGAACAACGTGGCCGGAACAGGGTTCGAAGAAAGGAGAGACACTGCCTTTGGTGTAATGCAAAACGGAGTCGTTTCAGGGCACGGCTTCTACGCGACGACGTACGAATCTGTTTACGTTTTAGGACAATGCGAAGGCGATGTAGGAGATTCAGATTGTAGCGGCTGCATCAAGAACGCGTTAGAGAAGGCTCAAGTGGAATGTGGAAGCTCGAGTTCTGGTCAGATTTATCTTCACAAGTGTTTCATCGGTTATAAGTATTACCCTAATGGTGTTCCCAGaggagcttcttcttctccgtcAAGCTCTGGCTCTTCTTcgggttcttcttcttcag GCAAAACGGTGGCAATAATAGTAGGAGGAACAGCTGGTCTTGGATTTCTTATCATTTGTTTGCTTTTCGTCAAAAACTTGATGAGGAAGAAATATGATG ATTATTGA
- the LOC108813865 gene encoding plasmodesmata-located protein 3 isoform X1, translating into MGLSLKLSSLCIIIILSLALFSDLKQVESASPDYTNLIYKGCARQQFSDPSGLYSQALSAMFGSLVTQSTKTKFYKTTTGTTSQTTITGLFQCRGDLSNNDCYNCVSRLPVLSGKLCGKTIASRVQLSGCYLLYEIAGFAQISGMEMLFKTCGKNNVAGTGFEERRDTAFGVMQNGVVSGHGFYATTYESVYVLGQCEGDVGDSDCSGCIKNALEKAQVECGSSSSGQIYLHKCFIGYKYYPNGVPRGASSSPSSSGSSSGSSSSGTTGKTVAIIVGGTAGLGFLIICLLFVKNLMRKKYDDY; encoded by the exons ATGGGTTTATCACTCAAGCTCTCCTCTCtttgcatcatcatcatacTCTCCCTGGCTCTGTTCTCAGATCTCAAGCAAGTGGAGTCTGCATCACCAGACTACACAAACTTAATCTACAAAGGATGCGCGAGACAGCAGTTCTCAGATCCGTCTGGTCTTTACTCGCAGGCTCTCTCGGCAATGTTTGGCTCATTGGTCACTCAGTCAACTAAAACCAAGTTCTACAAAACCACTACTGGTACGACGAGCCAAACCACCATTACTGGTCTTTTCCAGTGTAGAGGTGACTTGAGCAACAACGACTGTTACAACTGTGTTAGCCGTCTCCCTGTTCTCTCCGGGAAGCTCTGCGGCAAAACCATTGCTTCTAGAGTTCAGCTCTCCGGCTGTTATCTTCTCTATGAAATTGCTGGCTTTGCTCAAATTTCAG GAATGGAGATGTTATTCAAGACATGTGGGAAGAACAACGTGGCCGGAACAGGGTTCGAAGAAAGGAGAGACACTGCCTTTGGTGTAATGCAAAACGGAGTCGTTTCAGGGCACGGCTTCTACGCGACGACGTACGAATCTGTTTACGTTTTAGGACAATGCGAAGGCGATGTAGGAGATTCAGATTGTAGCGGCTGCATCAAGAACGCGTTAGAGAAGGCTCAAGTGGAATGTGGAAGCTCGAGTTCTGGTCAGATTTATCTTCACAAGTGTTTCATCGGTTATAAGTATTACCCTAATGGTGTTCCCAGaggagcttcttcttctccgtcAAGCTCTGGCTCTTCTTcgggttcttcttcttcag GAACAACAGGCAAAACGGTGGCAATAATAGTAGGAGGAACAGCTGGTCTTGGATTTCTTATCATTTGTTTGCTTTTCGTCAAAAACTTGATGAGGAAGAAATATGATG ATTATTGA
- the LOC108805976 gene encoding pre-mRNA-processing factor 19 homolog 2, whose product MMNCAISGEVPEVPVVSTKSGLLFERRLIESHISDYGKCPVTGESLTIDDIVPIKSGKVIKPKLLHTASIPGLLGTFQNEWDGLMLSNFALEQQLHTARQELSHALYQHDSACRVIARLKKERDEARQLLAEVERHIPASTEAVTANAPLSNGKRAARDEETGPDAKKLCPGISADIITELTDCNAALSQKRKKRQIPEKLASIDALGRFTQLSSHPLHKTNKPGICSMDILHSKDVIATGGVDATAVIFDRPSGQILSTLTGHSKKVTSVKFVGDSDLLLTASADKTVRVWRDSGDGQYACGHTLNDHSEEVRAVTVHATNKYFVSASLDSTWCFYDLSSGLCLAKVADESEKVDYTAAAFHPDGLILGTGTSQSVVKIWDVKSQANVARFDGHTGEVTSISFSENGYFLATAAEDGVKLWDLRKLRNFRSFSSADANSVEFDPSGSYLGIAASDIRLYQTASVKAEWNLIKTLPDLSGTGKATCVKFGPDAQYVAVGSMDRNLRIFGLPGDENANADDDSAQDS is encoded by the exons atgatGAACTGTGCAA TTTCTGGAGAAGTCCCCGAGGTGCCTGTGGTTTCGACCAAGTCAGGTTTGCTCTTCGAGAGGCGATTAATCGAGAGTCATATATCG GATTATGGGAAGTGCCCGGTTACTGGGGAGTCTCTTACCATTGATGACATTGTTCCCATCAAATCTGGGAAG GTCATAAAACCGAAACTATTGCATACAGCTAGTATCCCTGGATTGCTTGGAACGTTCCAGAAT GAATGGGATGGTTTGATGCTCTCAAATTTTGCACTGGAGCAACAACTGCATACTGCAAGGCAAGAGCTGAGTCATGCATTGTACCAG CATGATTCTGCTTGTCGCGTGATTGCTAGacttaaaaaagaaagagatgaagCACGCCAATTGCTTGCAGAGGTTGAGCGACATATACCTGCTTCCACAGAGGCTGTGACAGCTAATGCTCCTCTGAGTAATGGTAAACGAG CTGCGCGTGATGAGGAGACAGGTCCTGATGCGAAGAAGTTGTGTCCTGGCATTTCTGCTGACATCATCACGGAATTGACAGATTGCAATGCTGCTCTCTCCCAGAAGCGCAAAAAGCGACAG ATTCCTGAAAAATTGGCTTCAATAGATGCTTTGGGGAGGTTCACTCAGCTATCAAGCCACCCACTTCACAAGACCAACAAACCTGGCATTTGTTCTATGGACATCTTACATTCTAAG GATGTCATTGCTACTGGAGGAGTTGATGCAACTGCTGTTATCTTTGATCGCCCTTCAGGGCAAATCTTGTCGACACTGACTGGTCACTCGAAAAAG GTTACAAGTGTAAAATTTGTAGGTGACAGTGATCTTCTTTTGACTGCTTCAGCTGACAAG ACAGTCCGTGTGTGGCGGGATTCTGGGGATGGGCAGTATGCTTGTGGGCATACGTTGAATGATCATTCTGAAGAG GTGCGAGCTGTAACTGTGCATGCCACAAATAAATACTTTGTGTCGGCGTCTCTTGACAGTACATGGTGCTTCTACGATCTTTCCTCTGGCTTATGCCTTGCAAAG GTAGCAGATGAATCTGAGAAGGTGGATTACACGGCTGCTGCTTTTCATCCTGATGGTCTCATTCTGGGAACCGGTACTTCTCAATCTGTTGTCAAGATTTGGGATGTTAAAAGTCAG GCAAATGTAGCGAGGTTTGATGGACACACCGGTGAAGTTACCTCTATATCTTTCTCCGAGAATGGTTATTTCCTCGCG ACTGCTGCCGAGGATGGTGTTAAACTGTGGGACCTGCGCAAGTTAAGGAACTTCAGGTCATTCTCATCTGCAGACGCAAACTCTG TGGAATTTGATCCTAGCGGTTCTTATCTTGGTATTGCTGCATCAGATATCAG ACTGTACCAGACGGCGAGTGTGAAAGCTGAATGGAACCTTATCAAGACACTCCCAGATCTTTCCGGCACTG GTAAAGCTACATGTGTGAAGTTTGGTCCAGATGCACAATACGTTGCAGTTGGCTCAATGGACCGTAACCTACGGATATTTGGTCTTCCTGGTGACGAAAACGCCAACGCGGATGATGACTCTGCACAAGACTCGTGA
- the LOC108810411 gene encoding uncharacterized protein LOC108810411, whose translation MAIKTGDGDGDGLLVSTSDTLFAYELHSPVIYRFILGCVDDIPFAYGLFSPVIYRLLLLFGGVDWPSIRSCFDLPTTLPFEVEEKIIVTLTPMNMDGAGYDFPLVPHLNQSYLLIFPPIESEMDEQASLVLQGFSSLRMLFSAYGAVGVISRVTLDAVLEEAYDVVIRFHLVSVWDLYHLSVWFLFPIFMLLLCLVWLSII comes from the coding sequence ATGGCTATAAAGActggtgatggtgatggtgatggtcTCCTAGTGTCTACAAGTGACACTCTGTTCGCCTACGAGCTCCATTCTCCTGTGATATACAGGTTTATATTGGGTTGTGTCGATGACATTCCCTTCGCCTACGGGCTTTTTTCTCCTGTGATATACAGGTTACTACTACTATTTGGGGGTGTTGACTGGCCTTCAATCAGGTCTTGTTTCGACCTCCCTACCACTCTTCCTTTTGAGGTAGAAGAAAAAATCATAGTCACTCTTACTCCGATGAATATGGATGGTGCGGGTTATGATTTCCCGCTTGTCCCTCATCTGAATCAGTCTTATCTCCTAATATTTCCTCCTATAGAGAGTGAAATGGATGAACAAGCTTCGTTGGTATTGCAAGGATTTTCCTCCCTTCGAATGCTCTTCTCTGCGTATGGTGCAGTGGGTGTGATCTCACGGGTTACACTAGATGcggtcttggaagaagcttatGATGTTGTGATACGATTTCATTTGGTTTCTGTTTGGGACTTGTATCACCTTTCTGTTTGGTTTCTGTTTCCTAttttcatgttgttgttgtgtttagTTTGGCTGTCAATAATCTAG